The following are from one region of the Hymenobacter sp. YIM 151858-1 genome:
- a CDS encoding RlpA-like double-psi beta-barrel domain-containing protein — MSIALFLLYLFFPSASDFAPRNLPTAPLAPRVVKVKPTPAPVAYQKPPRKLPTYRVTATVYMADARQTDSDPLITADNSRIPRRATSKIRWMALSRDLLDKWGGPFRFGDSVQVRGVSPELDGVYVVHDTMNRRFKHGIDLLVAKHEDIYGRWGNVRISPVPKRPVVIPQWQAG; from the coding sequence ATGTCTATCGCGCTGTTCCTCCTGTATTTGTTCTTCCCCTCCGCCTCCGATTTCGCCCCCCGGAACTTGCCCACTGCGCCGCTGGCCCCGCGCGTGGTAAAAGTGAAACCAACGCCAGCCCCGGTAGCTTACCAAAAACCGCCCCGTAAGCTGCCCACCTACCGCGTAACGGCCACCGTGTACATGGCCGATGCCCGGCAAACCGATTCGGATCCGCTCATCACGGCCGATAACTCCCGTATTCCTCGCCGCGCTACCAGCAAAATCCGCTGGATGGCCCTCTCGCGCGATTTGCTCGACAAGTGGGGTGGCCCGTTCCGCTTCGGCGACTCCGTACAGGTGCGGGGCGTTTCGCCCGAGCTCGATGGGGTGTACGTGGTGCACGACACGATGAACCGCCGCTTTAAGCACGGCATCGACTTGCTCGTGGCCAAGCACGAAGACATTTACGGCCGCTGGGGCAACGTACGCATCAGCCCCGTACCCAAGCGCCCCGTGGTAATTCCGCAGTGGCAGGCCGGCTAA